A stretch of the Photobacterium toruni genome encodes the following:
- the petA gene encoding ubiquinol-cytochrome c reductase iron-sulfur subunit, which translates to MSNVRINNGRRRFLTATTSVVGGIGAIAIAVPFIKSWNPSEQAKAAGAPVEVNISKLADGQMIRVEWRGKPVWIVRRSQAVLQQLTTHNDQLRDPISEEPQQPTYAQNDYRSLKPEIFLAVGICTHLGCSPTYLPNSFSEQVNGVAAGFFCPCHGSTFDMAGRVFAGVPAPLNLVVPPHQFLDDDTILIGLDKEMA; encoded by the coding sequence ATGAGCAATGTGCGAATAAATAATGGAAGACGTCGCTTTTTAACGGCAACAACGTCCGTCGTTGGCGGTATTGGTGCGATTGCAATTGCAGTCCCGTTTATTAAATCATGGAATCCAAGCGAACAAGCGAAAGCAGCTGGAGCACCCGTTGAGGTTAATATTAGTAAATTAGCTGACGGACAAATGATCCGTGTTGAATGGCGAGGAAAACCCGTATGGATCGTTCGACGCAGTCAAGCCGTCTTACAACAATTAACGACGCATAATGATCAACTTCGAGATCCTATCTCTGAAGAACCTCAGCAACCAACTTATGCCCAAAACGACTACCGTTCATTAAAGCCTGAAATATTTTTAGCTGTGGGTATTTGTACTCACTTAGGTTGTTCACCGACGTATTTACCCAATAGTTTTAGTGAACAGGTTAATGGTGTTGCTGCTGGTTTCTTTTGTCCCTGTCATGGATCGACCTTTGATATGGCTGGTCGTGTATTTGCAGGTGTGCCTGCTCCGCTTAATTTGGTCGTTCCTCCGCATCAATTCTTAGATGATGACACTATTTTGATAGGGCTTGATAAGGAGATGGCATAA